The following coding sequences are from one Panicum hallii strain FIL2 chromosome 5, PHallii_v3.1, whole genome shotgun sequence window:
- the LOC112895234 gene encoding uncharacterized protein LOC112895234, which yields MQLASCELPAAARCAGAAAGRSGRRPSLTTAAPALTAIKKPAAASPPPRAVRCRCSSSRRDDDAEFGCSGGGGLVDEGMVVLRRRIHEMRAAESNWEPPEEWAAWEKEWYGTYDADVCELVGALQAFLVSSRPGVGVGLLAVLVLAVPASAFALVSHLLDASRAIITSLHH from the coding sequence ATGCAGCTCGCGAGCTGCGaactccccgccgccgcccgctgtgccGGCGCGGCAGCCGGCCGGTCCGGCCGCCGTCCTTCCTTGACGACGGCAGCGCCGGCATTGACGGCCATCAAGAAACCCGCCGCTGCgtcgccgcccccgcgcgccgtgCGCTGCCGCTGCTCGTCCTCCCGCCGCGACGACGACGCGGAGTTCGGCtgcagcggcgggggcgggctGGTGGACGAGGGGATGGTCGTCCTCCGCCGGCGGATCCACGAGATGCGGGCCGCGGAGAGCAACTGGGAGCCCCCCGAGGAGTGGGCGGCGTGGGAGAAGGAGTGGTACGGCACCTACGACGCCGACGTCTGCGAGCTCGTCGGCGCGCTCCAGGCGTTCCTCGTGAGCTCCCGCCCCGGCGTCGGGGTGGGGCTCCTGGCCGTGCTCGTGCTCGCCGTGCCGGCCTCCGCCTTCGCCCTCGTCTCCCACCTCCTCGATGCTTCACGGGCGATCATCACCAGTTTGCACCACTGA
- the LOC112893699 gene encoding uncharacterized protein LOC112893699, which yields MAAASSLSLSLPLPATTPATLRRGALHGPALPSRRKSPASAARCAAFRRNTSGGRGQYGGALVDEGMSVLRRRIREARMAETNYEAPAEWAAWEKLYYPAYVSDVSGIVGALQLALMGTRPSVAIAVAALVLGSVPVSAAAAMHHLAAVAEAVLQSVHHVS from the coding sequence ATGGCTGCTGCTTCTTCCCTCTCGCTCTCGCTCCCGCTCCCGGCGACGACGCCGGCCACGCTCCGGCGCGGGGCACTCCACGGCCCGGCGCTACCATCGAGGAGGAAAtcgccggcgtcggcggcgcgcTGCGCAGCCTTCCGGCGGAACacgagcggcggccggggccagTACGGCGGCGCGCTGGTGGACGAGGGCATGTCCGTGCTGCGGCGGCGGATCCGGGAGGCCCGGATGGCGGAGACAAACTACGAGGCGCCCGCGGAGTGGGCGGCCTGGGAGAAGCTGTACTACCCCGCCTACGTCTCCGACGTGTCGGGCATCGTCGGCGCGCTGCAGCTGGCCCTCATGGGCACCAGGCCCAGCGTCGCCATCGCCGTCGCCGCGCTCGTGCTCGGCAGCGTGCcggtctccgccgccgccgcgatgcaCCACCTGGCGGCGGTGGCCGAGGCCGTCCTGCAGTCCGTGCACCACGTATCTTGA
- the LOC112892785 gene encoding E3 ubiquitin-protein ligase SINA-like 2 produces the protein MTLRLVCFLLIFLVGMQCTKGHISCSGCCTDGAMADECECLMCREPETATRCRAMERVLAGVSVPCPFRQHGCAEMIPYASKEAHEGSCRYAPCHRPIPSCTGYAGKSLVDHVQVDHPDVHRTRVKPGCLTALRMRSSEQARMLWLDNCAELLLVAGTDVPGGRSLSIVWLMDELFEVEDELKYRIEVVGKDGVLSLSGPTKGVERFDRPYQASAFLFVPNAIWDSHPEDIPVFIHLK, from the coding sequence ATGACACTTCGTTTGGTTTGCTTTCTGCTTATATTTTTGGTTGGCATGCAGTGCACGAAAGGCCACATCTCATGTTCAGGGTGCTGCACGGACGGGGCTATGGCCGACGAGTGCGAGTGCCTGATGTGCCGTGAGCCGGAGACCGCCACCCGCTGCCGCGCCATGGAGCGCGTCCTCGCCGGCGTGTCCGTGCCGTGCCCGTTCCGGCAGCACGGGTGCGCCGAGATGATCCCCTACGCGAGCAAGGAAGCCCACGAGGGGTCGTGCCGCTACGCCCCTTGCCACCGTCCCATCCCCAGCTGCACTGGCTACGCCGGCAAGTCCCTGGTCGACCACGTCCAGGTTGACCACCCTGACGTGCACCGCACCCGCGTCAAGCCTGGCTGCCTCACGGCGCTGAGGATGCGCTCGTCCGAGCAGGCCCGCATGCTGTGGCTCGACAACTGCGCGGAGCTCCTGCTCGTCGCCGGCACGGACGTGCCGGGGGGCCGTTCGCTGTCCATCGTGTGGCTCATGGACGAGCTGTTTGAGGTTGAGGATGAGCTCAAGTACAGGATCGAGGTGGTCGGCAAGGACGGCGTGCTCTCACTGTCCGGTCCGACCAAGGGCGTCGAGCGGTTCGACAGGCCGTACCAAGCCAGCGCTTTTCTGTTCGTCCCGAACGCCATCTGGGACTCCCATCCGGAGGACATCCCCGTGTTCATCCACCTGAAATGA
- the LOC112895544 gene encoding beta-glucuronosyltransferase GlcAT14A translates to MGAADKWLLPLVSVSFVSLLLFLSALSGFSASSSLFARLPPPSYVRRGAAAPPSFAYLLAGGRGDGRKLLRLLLAVYHPRNRYLLHLSADAPASERAELAAAVARAAPAVRAFGNVDVVGRPTAGTPMGSSGLAGTLRAAAAMLRLDAEWDWFVTLNAADYPLLTQDDLIHVFSSVPRHLNFIDHTSDIGWKESQRVQPIIVDAGIYLAGRNQFFQATEKRDTPDGFKFFTGSPWVILNRRFIEYCVFGWENLPRTLLMYFTNVMLPLEGYFHSVACNSDFRNFTVNNDLRYMVWDDPPQMEPHFLNVTHYDELVGSGVPFARKFKENEPLLDKIDDKILRRWRHRPAPGAWCTGRKRWFSDPCSQWSNVNIVRPGPQAEKFRKYINQILEESKSSNNSCKQ, encoded by the exons ATGGGCGCCGCCGACAAGTGGCTGCTCCCGCTCGTCTCCGTCTCCTTCGTCTCGCTCCTGCTCTTCCTCTCCGCGCTCTCGGGCttctccgcctcctcctcgctcTTCGCGCGCCTCCCGCCGCCCTCCTACGTGCGCCGGGGAgccgcggcgccgccctccTTCGCCTACCTGCtggccggcggccgcggggaCGGCAGGAAGCTCCTGCGGCTGCTCCTCGCGGTCTACCACCCCAGGAACCGCTACCTGCTCCACCTCTCCGCCGATGCGCCGGCCTCCGAGCGCGCCGAGCTCGCCGCGGCcgtcgcgcgcgccgcccccgccgtgcgCGCCTTCGGGAACGTCGACGTCGTCGGCAGGCCCACCGCGGGCACCCCCATGGGGTCCTCCGGCCTCGCCGGcacgctccgcgccgccgccgcgatgctCCGGCTGGATGCGGAGTGGGACTGGTTCGTCACGCTCAACGCCGCCGACTACCCCCTTCTCACGCAGGACG ACTTGATTCATGTTTTCTCCTCTGTTCCAAGGCACCTCAACTTTATTGATCACACCAGTGACATTGGATGGAAAGA GTCTCAGAGAGTGCAGCCGATTATAGTAGATGCCGGAATATATTTGGCAGGGAGGAATCAGTTCTTCCAAGCCACAGAGAAACGGGATACTCCAGATGGTTTCAAATTTTTCACAG GTTCTCCATGGGTCATTTTAAACAGACGCTTCATTGAGTATTGTGTTTTTGGTTGGGAGAATCTCCCTAGAACACTCCTCATGTACTTCACAAATGTGATGCTACCTCTGGAGGGGTATTTCCACTCGGTTGCATGCAACTCGGACTTCCGCAATTTCACAGTGAACAACGACTTGCGGTATATGGTGTGGGATGACCCTCCTCAGATGGAACCCCATTTCCTAAATGTTACACATTATGATGAGCTAGTGGGGAGTGGAGTTCCTTTTGCCCGGAAGTTTAAGGAGAATGAGCCCCTGTTGGACAAGATTGATGATAAAATACTTCGACGTTGGCGTCACAGACCTGCTCCTGGTGCCTGGTGCACAGGCAGAAAGAGGTGGTTTAGTGATCCTTGTTCCCAGTGGAGCAACGTCAACATTGTAAGACCTGGCCCTCAGGCTGAGAAGTTCCGCAAATATATAAACCAGATTTTAGAAGAATCAAAGTCAAGCAACAACTCCTGCAAGCAATAG
- the LOC112893698 gene encoding ABC transporter G family member 7, whose protein sequence is MEVRGLGQLLAALAAALFVRAIAGPGPALLPPAEDTEDDETDAEAGGEGGGGVQPVAIRWARITCALKNKRGEVARFLLSNVSGEAKPGRLLALMGPSGSGKTTLLNVLAGQLTASPSLHLSGYLYVNGRPTSKSGYKIAFVRQEDLFFSQLTVRETLSLAAELQLPDTWTPERKERYVNDLLFRLGLVNCADSIVGDAKVRGISGGEKKRLSLACELIASPSVIFADEPTTGLDAFQAEKVMETLRQLAEDGHTIICSIHQPRGSVYGKFDDVVLLSEGEIVYMGPAKEEPLTYFASLGYQCPDHMNPAEFLADLISVDYGSADSVQSSQKRIENLIETFSNKALVTEGNDSIAKPQESEFSSKVVRKSSMKQRGGWWRQFRLLFKRAWMQAFRDGPTNKVRARMSVASAVIFGSVFWRMGKSQTSIQDRMGLLQVAAINTAMAALTKTVGVFPKERTIVDRERAKGSYALGPYLSSKLLAEIPIGAAFPLIFGSILYPMAKLHPTFSRFAKFCGIVTVESFAASAMGLTVGAMAPTTEAAMALGPSLMTVFIVFGGYYVNPDNTPVIFRWIPRISLIRWAFQGLCINEFKGLQFQQQHSYDIQTGEQALERFSLGGIRIADTLVAQGRILMFWYWSTYLLLKKNRPKYQPVLPPLEEDHHKQQVE, encoded by the exons ATGGAGGTCAGGGGTCTGGGGCAGCTCCTGGCGGCGCTGGCCGCGGCGCTTTTCGTCCGCGCCATCGCCGGGCCCGGGCCCGCCCTCCTCCCGCCGGCGGAGGACACGGAGGACGACGAGACCGACGCGGAGGCCGGCGgggaaggaggcggcggagtGCAGCCCGTGGCCATCCGCTGGGCCCGCATCACGTGCGCGCTGAAGAACAAGCGCGGGGAAGTG GCAAGGTTCCTGCTGTCAAATGTGTCTGGGGAGGCCAAACCAGGGAGGCTGCTAGCGCTTATGGGGCCATCCGGGTCTGGCAAAACAACTCTGCTCAATGTGCTGGCAGGGCAGCTCACAGCATCGCCTTCCCTGCATCTTTCGGGGTATCTGTATGTCAATGGTCGGCCGACCTCGAAGAGCGGTTATAA GATTGCTTTCGTGAGGCAAGAAGACCTGTTCTTCTCGCAGCTTACTGTGCGGGAGACGCTCTCACTTGCTGCTGAACTCCAGCTTCCTGACACGTGGACTCCTGAGAGGAAGGAGCGCTATGTAAATGATCTTTTGTTTCGTCTGGGATTG GTCAATTGTGCTGATTCTATTGTTGGTGATGCGAAAGTTCGTGGTATAAGTGGGGGTGAGAAGAAGCGCCTCTCACTCGCATGTGAACTGATTGCTAGCCCTTCAGTCATCTTTGCGGATGAACCAACAACAG GCCTTGATGCCTTCCAAGCAGAGAAGGTCATGGAGACTCTTAGACAGCTTGCTGAGGATGGGCACACCATTATCTGCTCTATACATCAGCCTAGAGGTTCAGTCTATGGCAAATTTGATGACGTTGTACTACTGTCAGAGGGAGAAATTGTATACATGGGGCCTGCAAAAGAAGAACCTCTAACATACTTCGCATCATTAGG GTATCAGTGTCCAGATCATATGAACCCTGCTGAGTTCTTGGCTGATCTCATTTCCGTTGATTATGGTTCAGCTGACAGTGTGCAATCATCGCAAAAGAGGATCGAGAACCTCATTGAGACGTTTTCTAATAAAGCTCTGGTCACTGAAGGTAACGATTCAATTGCAAAACCACAGGAATCTGAATTTTCTTCCAAAGTTGTACGGAAGTCTAGCATGAAGCAAAGGGGTGGTTGGTGGAGGCAATTTCGCTTGCTTTTTAAGCGAGCATGGATGCAG GCTTTTCGTGATGGACCGACAAACAAAGTGAGAGCACGAATGTCTGTTGCTTCAGCAGTTATATTTGGATCAGTGTTCTGGCGAATGGGAAAATCTCAAACGTCCATACAAGATAGGATGGGACTACTTCAG GTGGCTGCCATAAACACAGCAatggctgcactgacaaagacTGTGGGAGTTTTCCCAAAAGAACGGACTATAGTTGACAGAGAACGTGCAAAAGGTTCCTATGCGCTTGGACCATATCTTTCATCCAAGTTGTTGGCTGAGATTCCCATTGGAGCAGCATTTCCATTGATATTTGGATCGATTCTCTATCCAATGGCTAAACTCCATCCTACATTTTCTAG aTTCGCCAAATTCTGTGGTATTGTGACTGTAGAGTCATTTGCTGCATCAGCGATGGGTCTCACTGTTGGAGCAATGGCTCCTACAACTGAAGCTGCAATGGCTCTTGGGCCATCCCTTATGACAGTGTTTATTGTCTTTGGAGGATACTATGTTAACCCTGACAATACTCCAGTCATATTTCGGTGGATCCCAAGAATATCGCTCATTAGATG GGCCTTTCAAGGGCTTTGCATTAATGAGTTCAAGGGTCTGCAGTTTCAGCAACAACATTCCTATGACATTCAAACTGGTGAACAG GCCCTCGAGAGGTTTTCATTAGGAGGAATTCGAATTGCCGACACGCTAGTTGCACAGGGTAGGATTCTGATGTTCTGGTACTGGTCAACCTACCTTCTTCTGAAGAAAAACAGACCAAAGTATCAGCCAGTCCTGCCCCCACTGGAAGAAGATCACCATAAGCAGCAGGTGGAATAA